The window TAGTCCAGGCAGGGGCGCCTTACCGGGCAGGTGGCGCAGATCGACTTGGCCCTGGCTTCCCGGTCCTCCTTATCGTCCTTGCGTTCGAAGTTCGCTGGCGGGAAGAACAGCCACGTGTGGGGGCCGCGGCAGGCCGCCTTGGCCTGCCATACATCCTCAATGTGCTGGACGCTCATAACCGCGGCGCCTCCCCGTTGCTCTCGCGAGCAAGCTACATCCGCGGCGGCCGGTCGACAAGAGGCAATGTCGTGGCTGCG is drawn from Acidimicrobiales bacterium and contains these coding sequences:
- a CDS encoding WhiB family transcriptional regulator, whose product is MSVQHIEDVWQAKAACRGPHTWLFFPPANFERKDDKEDREARAKSICATCPVRRPCLDYALRIREPHGIWGGLNEAERRALLSR